Sequence from the Carassius gibelio isolate Cgi1373 ecotype wild population from Czech Republic chromosome A7, carGib1.2-hapl.c, whole genome shotgun sequence genome:
cgctcttccactgataaacatggtattagctttgtggctaatctaatatcgcaatgcattagcggctgtaagtgatgttacagaatatttagaagtgataatgataggaccgttaactagaactaccacaccgtttttatatacagtgtatgaactaaatctacaatcatttcacatgacgaacgacagactcacctgggtggcttggctgatcgctttcttctttgtggatttctggcgctgttgcaactctggagctgcagaccgcccactggtgggcaaactatgcaacactcataacatgactgaagcatgagactgtttctcatgtttcatcggccgttatgaacgccgatgccgatttaaatgcaattagctcatatcggccgataatatcggccggccgatatatcggtcgggctctaatatacatatatatatatatatatatataatatatatacatatatatatatatatatatatataatatattccaacaaatgtttcttatttatctctctctgtctctcgctctctctttctctagagttgaagcctacagccattctatccatgcagcaactgatggaaaaggggttcactttggtgctgttgtgatgttgtcacaaaaatgacatgtatatactgtacagaccaagagtttggacacaccttctcattcaaagagttttctttattttcatgactatgaaaattgtagattcacactgaaggcattaaaactatgaattaacacatgtggtattatatatggaattatatacataacaaaaaagtgcgaaacaactgaaaatgtgtcatattgtaggctcttcaaagtagccaccttttgctttgattactgctttgcacactcttggcattctcttgatgagcttcaagaggtagtcacctgaaatggtcttccaacagtcttgaaggagttccccgagagatgcttagcacttgttggcccttttgccttctgtctgcggtccagctcacccctaaaccatctggattgggttcaggtccggtgactgtggaggccaggtcatctggcgcagcaccccatcactctccttcttggtcaaaaaacccttgatgccttcagtgtgactctacaattttcatagtaatgaaaataaagaaaactctttgaatgagaaagtgtgtccaaacttttggtctgaactattatatatatatatatatatatatatatatatatatatataatatgtatataaataaacattcttgaatcattcttgtgtcttgtcttgcctctcaacaactttttaaaatattggcagtaatttagtgactccatatgctgattccaactttaacttacctgataatgagctaattcaccttaaggaagtgaatcaatatactgtataattcaagagacaattcaagacttttaaggttcttcattttttacaattgttttaacattgatatacatcaattttacaaaattgatatttcatttatattttgtgtaaattcatgtttaaatttaaaattgtgactcaaagcacacttagtaatttaactctgctgcattttgaatcaaaaatcacatttaaaaacatgctactgagattaatatattgatgctatatacaaagtaacgtgactgcaaactaaaccaacaggatactaaaactgcgttcctgaaactgcagccatcgctatattggccagtacggtaggtggcgctgtcaggaaaaactagggtcctagaactgcggcccagatctgcggtcctgaatctgcagcctccggttgtgcaggaacatactattggcACGTTTTGGACTCAAAGAGCGCTGAATGATTATATGTAGATTTTAAAGATTTAGAAGCACTTATAAAGCTTTCCATTGAGCACaagggaaaaacacacacacgtgttttttttattattatttaggattGGGTTCATCAAAAGGATGGTCATATTTAGGGCTCTGcggcatctaaaaaaaaaaattgcatattttctAACGATTTACAAATGAACTATACAGGAAATGTGCCTTGAATTTATAGTTTAAGTTTTTTAGTTAAGTTCTTAAAATAATGAGCGAACTAAATAAtcagtattaatattttaatttctgaTCTTTGGCGGTCATAGGCTCCAGTTcacaaaatattagaaaataatcaAGAAATTCGTGACCACGTTCAGATGCACAAAGAACAAAAACATTCACatcaatgttaataaaaaaagtttaatgtactttacaaaaaaaacaacacttattGAAACAAGTGCTGTCAAACACGGCATCAAAAAGCATTGACGATTCTTAAAAACATCAACCAGCGAACATATCTATGATCCATTCATGTGCACATCTTCCTGCATGTCATCAGCGTCTCCGTTTTCTCCCTCTGCTCCCTGCGTCTCTTCACACATGGCCTCGGACTCCTgcatctcctcctcttcctccaccaTGTTAGGTGCTCCTAAAAGAGACAAACAAAAGACCTGTGAGAAGCTCGATCATTGGAAGTGCTTAAAACCTTGCTTTTATTGCACACAAACAAACCAGGTTTTCAGAAAAGCCTCAGTCTGAGACTTGAACTACTCGCACTTAGAGCAGCAATCATCAACCGCAGCGATGTCACAACTTTCCCATCAACACACAGAGTTCCCGCTTTTTCCACCAATGAATTCATGACTTTTCTCATCATTTGTGGTTAATGTGTTTATGTATAAGTGCGAATTAAAACCAATACCTGATCGCAGCTCTCGTCCAGGGATCTGTCCGGACTGCAGGAGTCCCTTCAGCCGCTCGACTTCAGCCAGTGACGTGGCGTTAACAATAGCATTCTTCACATAAACAACACAAGTGAGACAGATTACACCAGGACATCAACCTATATGTTTCCATGTATGAATACATTAAACTGACATTTGAGGAGAGCAAGAAATCAATCCTGTTACTcggcaaggattcattaaatagatcaggagtgacagtaaagacttttataaaataaataattatatatatatatatatatatatatatataaatccgtatcaaatacatattatattctagaaatacataaaaaacctAAAGTGTGTAGAATACACAtaaacgtttgtttttgtgaaaagtgtgttcatcccaaaggtgtaatggtttttattctgtataaactgtatatactatggccctacacctaaccctaaccctcacaggaaactttgtgcatttttactttctcaaaaaaactcattctgtatgatttataagcgttttgaaaaatggggacatgggttatgtcctcataagtcaccctctccttgtaatacctgtgtcatacccgtGTCatcatacagagttgtgtcctgatgtgtCACAAAAACACGCGTACacacttttttaatattaaaaacatgcaATAAGCATCTTCTTGAGTGATCAGTTCTTCCGTACCTTGATGGCTTCAACATCTGCAGCTGACGGCCCTGTTTTGATCTCAGTCTGAAGTGCTGCTCCTGGAGTAAACCTGAGAGTAACATCAAGAGGACATGCGGTGTTCAGACAACCTCACCGTGTTTATGTGCCTCTGCAGCCTTTCAACCACTGTTCCCACAACCAGAGTGTAGTATCTGGAGCATCTTATCAATGTGAATAAACTGATATGAGACAGCAAAGCCTTGAGCCAGCTCCCCTGAGAAGCACTGCTGAAGTCTGACATGGACATCAAGGTTTAAACGGCCAATTCAGAGTCAGTTTTCATTCTCGGAGATGTCGGGTTCAGGACTTCCACAGTCCGGTACATCGGGGGAGCTGTGCTTGATCAAGGACTTTCATCTTACGTTTTGGTTTGCTTGGCAATATCCTTTGCAAGCTGGGCACCTCGTTTGCCTTTGAACATTTTGTCAGCCTCCTGCCGTTCCTGCGTTGATACATCAGAGTTAAAGCAGAGGTTCACAACAGACCACGAGCCTGTTCTTCACACATGCAGTACTGAATGATCTCAATCGAACTCAACCACACAAATTCAGTCCGAATGTGCGCTTAAAAAATAATGATCCAAAGGGGAATTATCACTATAATGACGGATAAACTACACAAAGCATGAAGAACAGGGTGAGCCTACATcataaacagaaaacagaaacaatCTGTCTAAAGGAAGCAGTATCAAATAGTCTGCATTAGTAAACTACCACACCAATATTTAACACAATCGCATTTCAGGAGTATTTGCATCACAGATCATATTTCACAAGATTAAAGTCTCCCCTCAAGTTATTCTTCTAAATAGAGAACACCTAGAAATCTCAGTAGAAATAATCTGTTAAAAacaaagtcttaaatttgaaCGAAAACAAACACGAACagcacaaataaacattttgacaCCTGACATATTATTTAAAGGGGACATGATCCGCATAATGTTTCCTAAGGTGCACTTTCACACCAAAAACTgctataatttagaaataaaaggaaATTTGATTCATTTGATGAGCATTGTAGCCGATGACAGACTGTTGAGCGCATTAATCGAGTTTtgcactttcacaaatgcttatatcAAAACTAACAGTGCAAACTCAACGGAACTGCGACTGATTTACCAAAGAACCCACAGGAAGGTGTACTGAACAAACTAACAATGATCTACTTAGAAAAATAATCACTTTCCTATAATTAGGATCCTTTGGAAGGTAATTTTTTTTAGTCCAGTGATCCTGTACTGCTCTTCTCTCCTTCTCACCGTACTAACACTTTagtaggcggggctaaacaggcagtgattacaattggtgggcggggctacacAGGCAGTTATGCAGAGGGCGGCGTTGATCTTCTGTGTAGGCggggtttagccacactattacatcataaagtggcacattccacaagcccatgttttggcagattggcttcagtataagctgtttttagagtaATGAGTACGAGTTGAGTCCTGAAGCTTGCAGGATGTTgttatagtacaatgacctttatatgtcaaaagatcgaGGGAACTTTGGTTTATCAGTTCATGGCCACTTTAAAGCATGATGTACACTACGGTTCCAAATTTTGGGGTCCAAActatttttgaaagtctcttctgctcaccgagggtgcatttatttgatcaacaatacagtaaaaactgtaatattatggaATATGACAATTTAGAACAACTATGcgagtacattttaaattttaatttattcctgtgatgttaaGCTgacttttcagtgtcacatgatccttaagaaatcactctaatatgccgatttactGCTCCAGAAAAATTTCTAatcagcaatgttgaaaacattttgaataatcagcttttctgtaacattataaatatctttactgtcatttttgatcaatttaatgcatccttgctggataaaagtattaatttctttcaaaaaatatatattctgaatgatagtttagttaaaaaataaaaataaataaataacgtgtTATGGTTTAATCATACCTTCATTTTCACCTTCTGGAAGTCCAGAACTCGGATCTGTGGTATTTTATTGATGACATATAATCTGTAATGTTTCTTGTTAGTAACTGGATTCCTGAGGAGACTACAGAACAGAAAAACAGCTCAAATTAGCTGAAGTTAAAACCTCAAAGCTTAATAAAAGGTGTCAAACAGCAGTTTGTTCAGCAGGTACCTGAGGAGGGACAATGATTTGACTGATGCAAGAGGATCCAAATCACCCTGTTGAGAACCAGAAACAACCACTTGACGACAATCCAGTGACACCAGTTTCAGAGCTCACAGAGCGACTGGTTCATGTGATAACAGCACATCTATGGTTGGACTCACCAGTTCTTGAATGTTGTTGCTTGTGAGAATGAGCTCTTTCAGGTCTGGTAAAGACTGCTCCAGGTTCTCTCCAATTCGGCTGCAGAAAGACAGTCAAAAACAGTCAAACCTTAAACTCTACTTCATACTGCTGTAGAGTAATTAactcaaacagctgattaaaacaccacaataatccacacaactcagggttgtttatttaaattcaaaCCACTGCTTATGGCTATAAATACAAGTATATGCATaaaattgctttctccagtgaaaaagtaatctcatctgaatcagaagagaaatatgcacagatcaagcaccatttacggtccaaaaaaaaaaaaaaaaaaaaattctggtggATTGTCATGTTATAAACTATAAACtagttataaaatataaacttgTACTTGGGTCAGAAAGCTTtccaagacattaactgatggactggagtgatgtagatttacttgtggattattgtgatctctcaatctgacggcacccattcactgcagcgaatctactggtgagcaagtgataccATGCGAAaattcatcaaataataaaaaaactgatttacaTCTTGGGTGGCTTGAAGATGTGTAATCCATTTTTGCATTAACTATTATTCTGCTAAGCATTCCCTGTAATAAAACCCTAAATCTTAGCACTGCTTCCAACATTTCTGCATTAGTCTGCTAAATGCGGTCCCATTTTGGTTGCACAAAATTCATCGTTTTTTAACATCGTTTCATAAGCGGACAGTATAACAGCGCTGAGCAGAATGTTATGACATCGTTCATTAGAGATATTGAGATAAACCGTGCAGAACATGTTGATGTCTGACTCTCTCACCAGATCCGGTTGTTGTTCATCAGCAGTGTTTTGAGTCTCTTCAGCAGCGGGAATCCGTCCAGCTTTCTGATCTCATTATCGGACAGATCAATGGTGTCAAACTGATCGAGTGTGGCGCCCAGATTCTCCAGCACGGGGATCTTATAGCCTGTAAACACAGGAGCGTGAGTTATTCCCCGCAGTTAGGCAGATAAACGAGTGTTTGTGTCTCGACTCACCGCGCAGCTCGAGCTCTCTGTCCCGCACAGGGTTCGTGTACTGCGCCGCCTGCTCGATCAGCTCCGCCGTCAACTTCACCATGTCAGCCGCTGAGAGGAACGACTCAGACTTTAGATCACaactttattacaaatatttcattCGCACACGCGCTGCCGCCGAACGGAAGCGTCTGTTTTGTTCTTCTCGAAACGAACGACACGACTGTGCGAGAACTGCAGCGCCCCCGAGCGGACGGGAGGAGAAACGCGCTACAGCAGCAATACATCGTTCAGACAGATAACAATTACATACCGTAAAAGAGAAACGGGTTTTTTAAACCCTCCTGTAATGTGCAAATTCTAaccatgtttttaatgtgttaccccaaatatttaaatatgtaaataaattacagaaattgtcaaaataatttacatttcattcaatacaaaatacaatacaaaaattgCTCGTaatacaaaatgattttaatgcGCATGAAAACTCAGATGATGCGGACAGGGcatggtaataaaaacattcagtcTTAAGCCACCAGTTCTGTGAGCACACGAACAACCGGAAGAGTCCCGTCGTGCGTCCGCCAGAGCGCAGCACAGGCCTTTAGTCTGAGCCAGTTTCTCCTGATCCTGTTTAAAATGTGTTGAGGttgtataaaataaactaaaaccgTGTAAAAGAAAACCACAGATGGTGTGATGAACATATCCTTCACTCCCCTGCCGAAACATGTTTATTTTCTAACTATATGCAAAGCTGCAACTGATTTTCTGTTCAGATGTGGAGGGGTCGTTTTGTTTTCGGAGATTTAAAGCGGATTATTATGCATTCGTAAACCTCATCAGAGCAATCAAATGCACGATTTTAATCTTTAAATAGTACCATAATAcctaacactttagattagggaacacatattccctattaactaagagttttccctcaacaatctcctaatttgctgcttattgatagtaagGTAGTTGTAGTAGTGGTTAGAATATGATAATATTAGGCTACTAGAATACTGGCTAATAAACAACTATTAATGTATTCTATTAATATGCATGCTACTAACCAACTAGTTAACAGTGAATGGTGTTCCATAATCCAAACTGTTAATGAAATGCAAAGATAATGAAGAATAATGATCAAACTGCAGGATCATCATAGTTCAGGAGTCAGTAGTAAAGCACAATGTTATTGTTATAgtcctgtgttgttgtttttcacaCAAAGTGAGTCCAGAATCATTAGAGATTCACTGAAGCTTCAGTTCAGTAACATCACGATGAGGAACGTGTCATGGGTTCATCTGTGTGTGGATGGTATTAAGAGCAGCTGTGAACCTCCACTGCATTaatcattgtttgtgtgtgtgtgtgtgtgtgtgtgtgtgttcatctaaTGCCCTTCAGGACGTTACAGTCAAAGCATCACCGGgtcactgcaggtcagactctgACAGTTCACCAAGATGCATTGCAAATAGTTGAGCCCCATCTAAATATTTACAAGCTCTGATTTCAGAACATGGAAACACTGGAAAACCCAAACAAATGATCATTAGCACATAACCTGGACCACCAGCACAGGCATCCTCACTGTGGGGAAAACAGAGACTCGACCACATATTTTCATCAAGGAAAGGTTTATATTTCAGACCTTTGATGGAGATATTCCACCTTCAGATATTTAAAATACCATTAGATGCGTAGTTTAAAATGTACAGTGTCATTGTTCTCGATCCTTCTTGTGATTTAAAAGCTTTATGTCTCTCTTAACATTGCAGTTTCACTCCAAACGTTATCTGGCATTCACCAACGTAATCATTTTCACTGgaaatcacatgatcatttatgAGAACGGCATCTCTCATATACAATTATATCATAATTCAGAGTGATGtcgttgaataaaaaaaaaaggaagcaatTTATACATGtactgcatgtttaaaaaaaatatatcttgttGAAATCAAACCGGGTTTCTTGAAATGAGGAGTATTATGTATTTcattaaaggaagagttcacctAAAAACAAATATTAGCTGAAAATGCACTCAACcacaggtcatccaagatgtagatgagtttgtttcttcatcaaaacagatttggagaaaagtagcattgcatcagttgctcaccagtggatcctctgcagtgaatgggtaccgtcagaatgagagtccaaacagctgataaatacatcacaatccACATAATAATCAATTAGCATCTTGTGAAGAGAAAcactgaaaaactgaaaaaaaaatccatcaagatgATTTTAGCAATAATTTCTGGTCAAAACATGAGTCCATGATCCATAATAACgtttcctccagtaaaaaaaacaTCTCCTGAAAAGCAAGATTACGGATAGACGACTCATATTTTAGCAGGAAGtgatgttttaaagttaaaactccttaatgatggatttgtttctaagaaacatgcagcttttcgcttcactagatgtttactgatggactggagtggtgtggaatactcatggattattgtgatgtttttatcagctgtatggactctcatttctgacggcacccatccactgcagaggatccactggtgagcaagtgatgcaatgtctccaaatctgttctgatgaaaaaaaagtcaaagtctTGACATTTGcgaagtatggtaacccatactcagcattggtgctctgcatttaacccatccaagtgcacacacacagcagtgagaagtgaacacaccgtgaacacacacccggagcagtggagagctatatatccagcacctggggagcaactgggggttcagtgccttgctcaagggcacttcagctgtGGGCATtcagggtggaagagagcactgttcattctgtgcaaattttcattattggctaaactattcctttaataatcacaGTATAACTAGTTTAAAATGTACATTAGATAACACAACCAAAGAAATAGTAGGTCAGTCCATTAGTCTCTTTCCTTGCTGTCATCCAGCCGTCATCGAACACGTCTGGCAGCAGAACTGATGGAAGAGCTTCTTCTCACACAGTCGGTTCGACTTGACCATCTCGCAGAATACTTCATCCGctggaagagagaaagagagggttcAGACTTCAGTCGTGTCTGTGTCTCTTTATCAAACACATCACAGATCTGAATGATCCTGCACGTCACGGCCcaaagtttcttaaaaaaaaaaaaaattctcaaacacacttttaaaaattTCATGTTTCTATagtgatgccacagaagaaccatagTTGGTTCCCCAAAAaagctttcagtgaacagttcttaaatgaACCTTTTTCTGCATTAGAAAGGTTCCATGAATGTTCAAGGTTCCAATGGAACCATCAAAACCAATAAAGACCCTTTAGTTTTAAGAGTCTAGGATGAAACCCAAATGCCCTACACCTGAATGAGAGGTGCCACTAACAGCAGTGGACCgtcttctgtctctctttctcctctctggGTGATCTGACGCTCATGTTATGTAAGTTTGGACAGACAGGAGGTTCCAGGGAAATGAGGAGCAGCGGATCCTGGTGAAAGCATTGTTGCTGTCCTGCCAGTGCTCTGCCTCGCTCTGATCCTTCCAGCCTTTCACTCACGCACGACCCTCTTCCCTTTAATCTTCCCTCCATTCGTCATTCTCTTCTGAAATCTTTTGTGTCCCTCTTTCTCCTATCTCTAATGTCAGCGTTTATAGCTGTGCAACAACAAACTTTGAGAAGCTTTGATGTCTGAGAGCCTCGTAAACACCCGAGTCAGGTCAGTTTGACACAACGTCATCCATATGAATTACTCTGTGATAACAGAAAGATCCTTAAAACTTtgtgaaaaaatacataaatgaagaaataaacaagGTAAGGcaattatatatcttttttaacaataattttataattgtttataatttattttttaattaaatattagccTGATTCAGAAACAAAATTCTATTCAATGCATCAGTCACAGTAACTCACGAATCAGTCCTAAACTCATGTTGTCGTATGTTATTTAATGCTCAATGCCCCCGATTTGCAAATCAGTGCAATGATTGAATagataaaacataattaaatagaTTATCTAAATTCATTTTGATTAATCAATTATCAAGATGAAATCTCTTTTGTCAAACACAAAAATGAGATGTTTGACAGAATGTCTCAGTGACTCTTTTCCATGCAACAAGGGtggatttgaaataaaacaaaaaaaggataAAAGGATAATGAAGCACCTCTTTTAAAGTCAAACAGTTTGAGTGAACAGACCAAAACTGAAGTGccgaacacccccccccccaacagaATAAAGAAAATCCTTCATGTTTGGAATATGAGGGacaaaatgatgacagattttgtaTTGTGTTTTCACAGAGAAGCAACTGAAGACTTGAAGCACTGTCCTTGTTCTATGCAACAATACAGAAGAATGAAGGAAAATtactaatgcacacacacacacacacacacacacaactgtggGAATCCAATCATTCTCATAATGTTCAAATCTGTGAACAGATGTACGCACGTCCGTCACTGGATCTACAGTGCCATGGATGAATTGATGCGAGTTGTGAGTTTGCACTCTGAATTGTGTTATATTGTGTTGAGTTGAGTGAAAGTGTGGGTGctgcaaaataatacaaatattgtcTTTGTCACACAGTGCAGTAAATATGCAGCGCGACCAGTGTAGCCTAATTCACAATTGAATGACTCTTATGGACAGGAATGGATTCAATGAATCGCCCCAATGACTCATTAGTCTTAAATCAGTCtggggcctaatggttagagagtcagaaggtggcaggtttgagtctcggtacCAGCAGGGGACTGTTTCTGACACATGTGGAGAAAAGCGGAGCAA
This genomic interval carries:
- the LOC128017395 gene encoding U2 small nuclear ribonucleoprotein A'-like; this translates as MVKLTAELIEQAAQYTNPVRDRELELRGYKIPVLENLGATLDQFDTIDLSDNEIRKLDGFPLLKRLKTLLMNNNRICRIGENLEQSLPDLKELILTSNNIQELGDLDPLASVKSLSLLSLLRNPVTNKKHYRLYVINKIPQIRVLDFQKVKMKERQEADKMFKGKRGAQLAKDIAKQTKTFTPGAALQTEIKTGPSAADVEAIKNAIVNATSLAEVERLKGLLQSGQIPGRELRSGAPNMVEEEEEMQESEAMCEETQGAEGENGDADDMQEDVHMNGS